One segment of Brassica napus cultivar Da-Ae chromosome C3, Da-Ae, whole genome shotgun sequence DNA contains the following:
- the LOC106452143 gene encoding ALBINO3-like protein 3, mitochondrial, which produces MAYRRVLLSHLSRSRHSCSSSLSPHHVSAPSIALGLFQSRLFSSPTDLGSGLDLGQEMIGATAASHDLLTRHVISLLDSYHDLTGLPWWVVIATSTVAFRTALLPILILQRKQTKAISHFLPKLPPFWPPKGSGRSVVEQLMLFRTERKALVCPSFFWIPAYFSIQISCFFLWITSIRRMSLDHHPGFDTGGALWFQNLTEIPNGLYGPLFPFLIAGLHYTNTQTAFSASSVHKVDKFVQLAKTYKIFLNFLTFALYFLAFQMPQGSLLYWSTNLSFSIAQQSIIKHPVVSAKLGLQGDDTVQKEAGNPILTNIEEAKLTDPSSKGHMISGHDLTPKELVALSAKYLSGGQKENSIPLLRLALEKDPEYLQAMVILGQALYQKEQFAEAAKYLERAASKLIDVCPTEVEEVDLLIVASQWAGVSNIRQGKTSEGITHLERVANMEEPDDPKSKAHYLDALVLYSSAIFNEGRREEAAKYLRRVVAYDPSFQELLKECEEEDDSIPSADSTSTSNSTHKPS; this is translated from the exons ATGGCATATCGTAGGGTTTTACTCTCTCACCTCAGCCGTTCACGCCACTCTTgttcctcttctctctctcctcaccatGTCTCCGCACCGTCGATCGCGCTTGGTCTTTTCCAATCGCGGCTGTTTTCCAGCCCAACGGACCTGGGCAGCGGATTAGATTTGGGGCAGGAAATGATCGGAGCAACTGCGGCTAGCCATGATTTATTGACCCGACATGTGATCTCGTTGCTTGATTCATACCACGACCTCACTGGATTGCCCTG GTGGGTCGTGATTGCTACGTCTACGGTGGCTTTCAGAACGGCTTTGCTTCCTATCCTCATTTTGCAGCGGAAGCAAACAAAAGCCATTTCACACTTCTTACCCAAGT TACCGCCTTTTTGGCCTCCAAAGGGTTCAGGAAGGAGTGTTGTAGAACAGTTGATGCTCTTTCGGACTGAAAGAAAAGCCCTCGTCTGCCCTTCCTTCTTTTGGATTCCTGCTTATTTCTCCATCCAG ATCTCATGTTTTTTCTTGTGGATAACTAGCATTAGAAGAATGTCACTTGATCATCATCCTGGCTTTGATACG GGTGGGGCTTTATGGTTCCAGAATTTGACTGAAATTCCAAACGGTCTTTATGGTCCACTTTTCCCCTTTTTGATTGCTGGTTTGCATTACACCAACACTCAG ACCGCTTTTTCAGCTTCTTCAGTTCACAAAGTTGATAAATTTGTGCAATTAGCAAAA ACTTACAAgatatttttgaactttttgaCATTTGCTCTTTATTTCCTTGCATTCCAAATGCCCCAG GGAAGTCTGCTTTACTGGTCTACCAATTTATCATTCAGCATAGCTCAG CAATCAATCATCAAACATCCTGTTGTAAGTGCTAAGTTGGGTCTACAAGGAGATGACACTGTGCAGAAAGAGGCCGGAAACCCTATATTGACAAATATAGAAGAAGCGAAACTCACTGATCCATCCTCGAAAGGACACATGATCTCGGGGCATGATTTAACCCCTAAGGAGCTGGTTGCT CTTTCTGCCAAATACTTATCTGGAGGGCAAAAGGAAAATTCAATTCCTCTATTAAG aTTGGCATTAGAAAAAGATCCTGAATATCTTCAAGCTATGGTTATTCTTGGTCAGGCTTTATATCAGAAAGAACAGTTTGCTGAAGCTGCAAAATACTTAGAGCGGGCTGCTTCAAAG CTTATTGATGTCTGTCCAACAGAAGTTGAAGAAGTCGATCTTTTGATTGTTGCATCACAATGGGCAGGTGTCTCCAATATACGCCAG GGGAAGACATCAGAGGGAATTACACACCTTGAAAGAGTAGCGAACATGGAAGAGCCTGATGATCCCAAGAGCAAAGCTCATTACTTAGACGCATTGGTGCTCTACTCAAg TGCTATTTTCAACGAAGGAAGGAGAGAGGAAGCAGCAAAGTACTTGAGAAGAGTGGTGGCTTATGATCCATCGTTCCAAGAATTATTGAAAGAATGCGAGGAAGAGGATGATAGCATTCCCAGTGCCGATTCCACGTCTACATCTAACTCTACACACAAACCTTCataa